One genomic segment of Aquamicrobium lusatiense includes these proteins:
- a CDS encoding glycosyltransferase family 4 protein, which translates to MRITYIHQYFITPEMAGGTRSYEMARRMVAAGHQVNMIASRTDGKLSGNKWVREKIDGIDVHWLPVPYNNSMSYMRRILAFISFARRAGGYAAGLDADVVFATSTPLTVAIPAVKASRRRKVPLVFEVRDLWPELPIAMGALNFPFAKPVARYLEKWAYFNSAQVVGLSPGMCEGVARTGYPADQIHCIPNSCDTATFDVSAEHGKSFRNKRPWLGERPLVIYAGTFGKINGVAYLAELAAAMRPLDPEIRFLAVGGGAEVDLVRARARELGVLGENFFIEESLPKAEVPALFNAATVSTSLFIPLEAMWHNSANKFFDALAASRPLAINYGGWQADVLRETGAGVVLDHGDPVAAASKLRDFLHDEAAMKRARDASGSLARDRFSRDKLASDLIHVLERAASERPAPSMRSHLAGKGA; encoded by the coding sequence ATGAGAATAACCTACATTCACCAGTACTTCATTACTCCGGAGATGGCTGGGGGGACCCGCTCATACGAGATGGCACGGCGCATGGTTGCAGCCGGCCATCAGGTCAACATGATCGCCTCGCGGACCGATGGAAAGCTGTCGGGTAACAAATGGGTGCGTGAAAAAATTGACGGGATCGATGTTCACTGGCTGCCGGTTCCTTACAACAACAGCATGAGCTATATGCGCCGGATTCTGGCATTTATTTCTTTCGCGAGGCGGGCGGGAGGATATGCAGCCGGACTGGATGCTGACGTTGTTTTTGCCACGAGTACGCCACTCACGGTGGCCATACCGGCAGTAAAGGCCAGTCGACGGCGGAAGGTGCCGCTGGTTTTCGAAGTTCGGGATCTCTGGCCCGAACTCCCTATCGCCATGGGCGCTCTCAATTTTCCATTCGCGAAGCCGGTGGCACGTTATCTGGAGAAATGGGCCTACTTCAATTCCGCGCAGGTTGTCGGCCTCTCGCCGGGCATGTGCGAAGGTGTTGCGCGAACGGGCTATCCGGCCGATCAGATTCACTGCATCCCCAACAGCTGCGATACAGCGACATTCGACGTTTCCGCAGAGCATGGAAAGTCGTTCCGAAACAAGCGGCCCTGGCTAGGTGAGCGACCTCTGGTTATTTATGCCGGTACCTTCGGAAAGATAAACGGAGTTGCCTATCTGGCCGAACTTGCCGCCGCCATGCGGCCGCTCGATCCGGAAATTCGCTTTCTTGCCGTCGGTGGGGGAGCAGAGGTCGATCTGGTACGTGCTCGGGCCCGGGAACTCGGCGTGTTGGGTGAGAATTTCTTTATCGAGGAATCCCTGCCGAAAGCCGAGGTGCCGGCGCTGTTCAATGCAGCAACGGTATCTACATCCTTGTTTATCCCGCTGGAAGCAATGTGGCACAACAGTGCCAACAAGTTTTTCGACGCTCTCGCTGCGAGCCGTCCGCTGGCTATAAATTACGGTGGCTGGCAGGCGGATGTGCTGCGGGAGACAGGCGCAGGCGTCGTGCTTGATCACGGTGACCCAGTGGCGGCCGCGTCGAAATTGCGCGATTTTCTCCACGATGAAGCAGCCATGAAGCGCGCGCGTGATGCGTCCGGAAGCTTAGCGCGGGACCGCTTCTCGCGCGACAAGCTTGCCTCTGATCTCATCCATGTCCTGGAGCGAGCGGCAAGCGAACGTCCGGCGCCATCGATGCGCTCGCATCTCGCCGGCAAGGGAGCGTGA
- a CDS encoding sugar transferase, with the protein MKRLFDVVVALCALALLSPLLVVLSLLIRRRLGSPILFRQVRPGKDGKPFEMLKFRSMTDARDTDGALLPDADRLTPFGQFLRSTSLDELPELWNVLKGDMSLVGPRPLLMEYLPLYSPEQARRHEVRPGVTGWAQVNGRNALSWEEKFALDIWYVDNRSLRLDLKIIVATIGKVLKRSGISADGEATMPRFDGRGGRS; encoded by the coding sequence ATGAAGCGTCTCTTCGACGTTGTTGTTGCTTTATGTGCGCTTGCTCTTCTGTCGCCGTTGCTTGTCGTCCTTTCTCTCCTGATCCGCCGCAGGCTTGGCAGTCCGATCCTGTTCCGGCAGGTCAGGCCCGGCAAGGACGGCAAGCCGTTCGAGATGCTCAAGTTCCGCAGCATGACAGATGCGCGGGACACGGATGGTGCGCTGCTGCCGGACGCTGACCGGCTTACGCCTTTCGGTCAGTTCCTGCGCTCGACCAGTCTTGACGAGCTTCCGGAGCTCTGGAACGTGCTGAAGGGCGATATGAGCCTCGTCGGTCCGCGCCCGCTGCTCATGGAATATCTGCCACTCTATTCGCCCGAGCAGGCGCGCCGGCATGAAGTTCGGCCGGGCGTCACGGGCTGGGCGCAGGTCAATGGTCGCAACGCCCTGTCGTGGGAAGAGAAATTTGCTCTCGACATATGGTATGTGGACAACCGTTCGCTCCGGCTCGATCTGAAAATCATTGTGGCTACGATTGGCAAGGTCCTGAAACGCTCCGGAATATCCGCTGATGGCGAGGCAACCATGCCGCGCTTCGACGGAAGAGGAGGGCGTTCATGA
- a CDS encoding acetyltransferase: MTKRLLVLGCGGHGRVVADAALDCGYDAVAFLDDAHATVKPGSPFEVLGPIAKMQDLAGDWPAAIAAIGDNERRLELFMRLRAHGFRLPCIVHPSAVVSRAAGLGEGVFVAAGAIVNTGARIGDAAILNTGSRIDHDCHIGTASHIAPGATLSGNVKTGEKVWLGTGCSVRQGVTIGSGAVVGVGAAVVGDLAPHRTYVGVPARPFKEKIL; this comes from the coding sequence ATGACGAAGCGGCTCCTCGTGCTGGGATGCGGCGGGCACGGCCGCGTCGTAGCCGATGCCGCTCTTGATTGCGGCTATGATGCTGTCGCCTTTCTGGACGATGCGCATGCAACGGTGAAACCCGGCAGCCCCTTCGAGGTGTTGGGGCCGATTGCAAAGATGCAGGATCTGGCGGGTGACTGGCCGGCGGCGATAGCGGCCATAGGCGACAACGAACGCAGGCTGGAGCTTTTTATGCGCCTGCGCGCCCATGGGTTCCGGCTTCCCTGCATCGTTCACCCGTCTGCCGTGGTCAGTCGCGCTGCTGGTTTGGGGGAGGGCGTGTTCGTTGCCGCTGGCGCTATCGTCAATACGGGTGCACGCATCGGAGATGCGGCCATCCTGAATACCGGCTCACGCATAGATCATGACTGCCATATCGGGACGGCCAGCCACATCGCTCCCGGCGCGACGCTTTCCGGGAATGTGAAGACCGGCGAGAAGGTCTGGCTTGGAACGGGCTGCTCGGTCCGGCAGGGCGTGACGATTGGCTCCGGCGCAGTCGTTGGGGTAGGTGCCGCCGTCGTTGGTGACCTCGCCCCTCACCGAACCTATGTGGGCGTGCCGGCACGACCGTTCAAAGAAAAAATATTGTAG